The genomic window ATCATTGTACTGGGTGTAGTTTGCATTAATAGTTTCATTAAGCACATCAAGTGCAGATATTTCTAAAAAAGTAATTAAGCTTGTAAACAACATTAAAATGTTTACAACCAGAAATTTAGCTCATGATTGTTGAGTAAATCTGTTCATAAGTTTTCACCCAAAAAATTTCATGTTTGATGCTTTTCTTTTCAAAGAAACTTTATTTTCTTTTTTTAGATTGTAATGTCTTTGTCTTATTCTTTTTGTATTATTGATTAGACTAATTATATTTTCTTTTAAGTAGTGGTAATTTAGACAAAATGCAATTGCAGATATTATTAATGGTACTGCTCCAAAAATTATTAATAAGAATTCTCATTTATAACATATGGGTTGAATATATATAGTTGTTTGTTTTTGCCAAGATGACTGAGCATAAATTTGTAGGGGAATACTTATTAAATAACCAATAATAATCCCAGTGATAATTGTTATATAGACTTTAATTGTAAATATCCAAGCAAGCTCTCTAATTCCATAACCACTAGCCTTAAAGATTCCAATTTGTTTTCTTGTTTGATTTAGTTCTTTTTTAATTATAAAATTTATAAATATTATTGCCAAACCAATAACAACGATTGATAAAATAAAGTAAACGATAATTTGTATTGTTTGCAGCTTCAGGTTTGTGTAGTTTACTAAATCACTTTTTTCTAAAATGAGTGAATCATAGTCTTTTGCATCAATTATATTTTGTTTATTTTTTAATAAAAATAATGATTTAAAATCAGATTTTTTATTTGCAGTCAATGTTAAATAATAATAATCTACCGCATTTGTTGCTTGAGTTGTTTGTTTTGAGGAGCTTCTACTTACACTCTCGCTTATAATTTGGCTCAATAGTTCTGCTGGCATAAAAACATTTCCATAGTTTTCATATTTATCTTTAGTCATATCATATGCAATAGGGTAGATAAAATCTAGCTTATTTCCAATTCCAACAATTTTGAAATCATTATTATCGTGACCTTTAAAGTTTAATTTTATTGTTTGGCCAATATTTAAATTGTTTGATTTTGCAAATGCATCAGATATTACAATTTCTTGTTCTTTTTTATTATAGTTTGGTTTTGAACCTTTTGTTACAACAAGTTGTGATGTTTCATTTGAACCTCTTGCTTGAATTTTATTAATAAATGAATTTTGTCCAAAGTTATGGTCTGAATTTGAGATATTTAATTTTCAATAGTTAGCACCATTAGTTGTGTCATAATCTTGAAATCTTAAAACTTGTTCATAGTTAAAGTTAAAAGCATCTTTTCCATACAAGTCACCATATTTTGCAAATAAATTTGTAAAAATGTATTTAATATAATCATAATCATAATCTTTAAGTTCTGTTTTAGCAATAGCCTTGCCACCATCAGTAACATCTTTTTTATTTACTTTTTTTATATTTTCTTTATTTACTTTTTTATCATCTTCTTTATATTTTTGATACAGTGATAAATTTTGACTATTCCCATCCTCATAGTAAGATAATATATTTTGACAATGTGTAGCGATTGTCTTTTTAAATTTATCAATTATTGTACTATCATCAATTTTACTGCCAATTTTAATAGCTTCATTTGGTGGTGTAAGATCTTTATTTATATTATAAAAATTTATCATATTTATAAAATCCTTATTTCCATTAACATCATTATTGTTTGTATCATATAAATACACCAAGTAGTCTAAATAATCACTATTTTTTTCCTCTGATAAGTCTTTTTCTAAATATACTGTAGCATAAGTTTGGACAAATATAAATTCTCGATATTCATCTGTTAATCATGAAGTTTTTTCATTTTTTTCTTGTGTATTTACATAGTTTAATTGCGAATTATCTCCCAAAAAGATATATTCATAAACAAAATCACTATTTAAACGTCCATTTGTGTTATATTGGTTAAAATATCTGTCATATGTTGTTGTTTCGCGACTTATTTTTTTTGTTTCTATATAGTTCTGTAAAGGTGAAGATATTACACCAAAAAGAGCACAAAATAATGAGATAATAAAAATTAAGAACCCAAATGTTTCCACTCAGTTCTTTATAAAGTTCTTGAGATAATTTTTAAAGATTTTGTTCATTTTTTTAAAACCTATTTCTATTTTAACATTTTTTAAGAATCTATACTTATTTCCTTTTAAATATCACTAAATTACTTACTTAATTTTAGATATGTTATAATAATATTATGAATAAAATTGAGGTTTAATAGATAATGGAAAAAGAAAATATATCTGAAAATAAAATTGAAAAACCAAGAATTGTAAGTAAAAGTGGAAACTTTATGAATACAATTTTTGTGTATTATAAAAAATATTGGCAAATGGCAATCTTCATCCTTATTTTTGTTGTTTTAATTGTTTGTTGTGCTATTGCTATCCCATTGTTGACGTATGAAATGACTACTGATATTTCAATTTCAAATCTTAAAAAAAGCCCATATTCTTCTATTAGTGTTGATGTGTTTGAAAGTAAATTATCAATTCCATATTGAGGAATTCATTGACAAACACTTTTATACATTGGTTTGGGGATTGTTTGTTTTGATATGATTGCTTTGTATATGAGTCAATTTTTACAAATTAAGTTAGGAAAAAAAATCGAGATTCATTTGAGAAATATAGCCTTAGAATCATTGATAAAACAAGATATTTCTTACTATTCTGATAAAAAAATTGGAGAAATTATTACAAAAATAATATCAGATACACAAATTATTGGTGAACAATCATCACAAGTCCCAGTTCAACTAATAACAGCACTTTTACAGGTTTCTGCTGGTGTGACAATGATGTTTATTTTTGATGTTAAAATGACAGCGATAGCATTGAGTTTCTTTGTTATAATGTTGGTTGTTTTATTTTCATCTATGAAAGCTGTTCGAAGAAGAATTGTAAAGGTAAGAACTGTAATTACAGAGGCAAATGGGGTTGTTACTGATAAAATAAATACTGTGAGATTGATAAAATCTAGTGGAACTGAAATTTATGAGACACAAAAAATTAAAGAAGAACATGAAAATTATTATCGAGTTAATAAAAAACTAGCAAAAATTCAAGCATTTATGATTGTTATTATTTTCGGAGGACTAACAATTTTACAATTCATTACAATTGGAGCTGCAATGGTAATCCATGGAAACTCCTCAGATTCTGCAATGTTTTTTCAAACAACTTTTGCAGCATATACATTAGCTCAAGGGGTGATGACATCACCACTATTCCAAGTGATTATGGCAACTGTTGGGATTACAACCGCAACTGTTGCTGGAAGAAGAGTAAGTGAGGTTATTTCCTCAAAACCAATTTTTAACTTCCACTATAATGATGGTGTTATAATTGATGAAATTTTTGGAGATATTATCTTAAAAGATGTTGAGTTTAGATATCCAGAAAAACCAGACCAATTAATTTTACCTAAGTTTAATTTTACCTTTGAAGAGGGAAAAAGTTATGCTTTTGTTGGTGAAACTGGTAGTGGAAAATCAACAATTGCAAAAATACTATTAAGATTCTATGATCCCTATTCTGGAGATGTCTTAATTCAAAATGGTAACGTAAATTTAAAAGATGTTCAATTATCTTCATATTTAAATAGTGTAGGATATGTAGAACAAGACCCCCAAATTATGTTTGGAAATGTTTATGATAATGTTCGTTATGGAAGATTTGACGCATCTAATGATGAAGTTGAAGAAGCTTGTAAAAAAGCAGAACTTCATGAACTTATTAAAACCTGAAAAGACGGTTATAATACAATTTTAGGAGAAAGAGGGATGTTATTGTCTGGTGGACAAAAACAGCGACTTGTAATTGCTAGAATGTTCCTAAAAGACCCAAAATTATTAATTTTAGATGAAGCAACTAGTGCTTTAGATAATGTTGTTGAAAAAGAGATTCAAGCAAAATTAGAAGATTTGATGAAAGGGAGAACAACAATATCAATAGCGCACCGTTTATCAACAATTAAAAATTGTGATAAAATTATCGTTTTAGCTCCTGGAATTGGTATTGTACAAGTTGGTAAATTTAATGAACTAAAAAAACAACCAGGGCATTTTAAAAATCTTTATGAAGCTGGAATCTCTTAAAAACGAAGCTAGTTACTTATAACGCCTATAATTTACCTATATTTGTGATTAAGGGTATTTATCTTGGTATAATTATAAAGATAATATATTTATAAATTAAATAAAGATATTTTATTATTTTGTATAATATATCAGATTAAATAACATTTAATAAAGAAAAAAATAAATTAAATTTTTAAAATAATAGGTTGGTTAATGAATGAAATTAAGTTCTGCAAAAAAAATTTTAAGCTTAAAGTATGTAATGTTGCTTTCTACAATTGCAATTTTTATTGTTTTGGGTATTTATGATAAAACAATTTACACTTATTTTGCAGATAAACAATCATTAGAATCTGAGGGTTATTTTTTTAGTATATATCTTGCAAAATTAGTCCTTTATATTGATGCTTATTTAATATATTCACTATTAATAAACTTTTATGTTACAATTTATTTTTATAAATACCGACAAAATGTTATGATTGTTGGAATGATAATCGCAGTTGGGGTAACTATACTCGCTGTTTGACGTTATATTGACACTTATTATGTTTTTGTAGAAGGTTCTTTAGTTTTTAAATTATTACTTTGAATTATCACAACATTGATCGTTGTAACACTATTTGTATATTCATTTATTTTGGCCTTTCACAGACGTTATGCAAATCCATATTTCATTCAATCACTATCCCCACAAATGAATGCAGCAACATTTTTCTATATGGCAGTACTTTTATTTGGCTGACTGTCAAGGTGTATTTTTGGTCGTGATGCTCAAAATTTAAACAATTTTTCATACCCATTTTTAATTAATACAAGATCTTATTCGGGAATTACTGCACGTCAATCTTCTTCATTTGTGTGCAATATTGTCGAATATGTTGGTCTTTTGCTCTTTCCATCATTCTTATTTACCAAAAAATATGATATTTATCGATATTTATATATTTTAGCCGTCTATCTTCTAATGATTTTAGTTTCTTTTGAGGTTGTTTATTATTGTGAAGCTTATGCATCTGATGTTTTTGGGGCAATTGCGTTAGTAACTGCTCTATTTATATTAATTCCAATTTTATTGGCAAGAATTCAAAGAGCATACATGGTGCGAAATGGTATGGGTGGTTATCAAACACAAGAACCATACATTAACAAAGAAGAAGAAAAAGCAAAACGTAAAGCTAAAAAGGATTTAGAAAATATTCAAAGAAGAAATGAAAAATTAGCTAAAAAACAAGCAAAAACTGCTGAAAAGAATAAGAAAAAAGAAAAATCACAAGCAGATATTGATATTGAAAAAATTTTAAAAAAAGCTTCAAAAAGTCATAAGAAAAAAATTAAAAAATCAAAAAAAGATAATAAGCACGAAGATTTTGGTGGTGACCCACCACCTTCAGATCTTAAACATTAATAGAAGGAATTAGAGAAAAAAATGATTACAAAACCAAGAGGAACAGTCGATTTATATGGCAAAAAAGCTAGAATGTATACCACAATGAAGGAATTGGTATGTCTTTTGATGAATAATTACCATTTTGAAGAGATCATTACCCCAGTTTTTGAAAATGAACAATTATTTACAAATGGAATTGGGCAAGAAACAGATATAGTTGGTAAGGAAATGTTTAGTTTTCTTGATCGAAAATCTCGCTCGATGGTCTTAAGACCAGAGTTTACAGCCCCGGTTGTACGTAGTGTAATTGAAAATAAATTATATACTAACCCATTGCCATTAAAATTGTTTTACTTTGATAAATGTTTTCGTTATGAACGTCCACAAAAAGGTCGCCAACGTGAATTTTGACAGTTTGGTGTTGAAATTATTGGTGTAAAATCACAACTAGCAGAGGTTGAAGCAATTCAAATTATAGTTAATTTTTTAACAATTTTAACGATTGAAGAGTATAAAATAAGAGTAAACTATCTTTTAACTGGTAGTGAACGTGAAAAATACATCACTGAACTTAAAAAATACTTAAAAAACACAAAATTATGTGAAGATTGTACAACAAGAATTGAAAAAAACCCACTAAGAGTATTGGATTGCAAAATTGATGTTGATATTCTTAAAAAAGCACCTAAAATGGTTGATTATTCATCAATAAAAGATAAAGAAAATTTTGATAAAATTATAAAAGTGCTAAAAATATCAAATATCCAAACCACTAAAGATGATAATTTGGTTAGAGGATTGGATTATTATACGGGTTTAATATTTGAAGTTGATTTAAAATTCAAAGATGGCACATATTTAACAATTGCTGGTGGTGGAAGATATGATGGTTTAATTGAAAAATTATCTGGACCAGCATTAGAATCTGTTGGTTTTGGACTCGGATTAGAAAGACTATTTTTATATATTGAAGATAGAAATATTGAACTACTCCATGAAAACCCAGTTGAGGTTTATTTTGTGGGATTAACAGACCAATCAAGAATTTTTACAAGTCTTATAGCAAACGCTTTAAGAATGGGGGGAGTTAGTTGCGAAATTAACCACGACGAACGTTCTTTAAAGTCAAGTTTCAAATATTGTGAACAAATAGATGCAAAAAATATTGTTGTCATTGGTGATGATGAGGTAAAATCAAACACTTTTAAAGTAAAAAATCAAAAAACTAAAAAAGAAAAAACAATTGTTGGTTTTGAGGAACTTGTAAAATATTTTATTGATAATAAGAAAGGGAATTAACCATGATCAGAACACATAATAATAACCAATTAACATTAAAAGACCTTAATAAAAAAGTAATTTTACAAGGATATATTGATAAAATTAGAAAACTAGGTAAAAAAATATTTGTTGATCTTCGTGATATGTATGGAATTACACAAATACTTTTTGAGGATGATTTAGTTGACGAGGCAATGTTGTTAAAAAATGAATATGTTGTTCAAGTTGATGGTGTAGTTTTAAAAAGACTTAGTGCAAATCCTGGTTTAGTTACTGGGGAAGTTGAAGTAAAATGCAAAAAGTTGCAAATAATTAGTAAATCAATCTTAACACCTTTTGAAATAAAAGATGATCTTGATGCTAGTGAAGAAACCAGAATGAAATATCGATATTTAGATTTAAGAAGACCTTTAATTCAAAAAAACTTTATTTTTAAATCACAAATCTATAAAATAACAAGAAATTTTTTTTATGAGAATGAATTTATAGAAATACCAACACCGATTTTAGGAAAAGCAACACCTGAAGGGGCTAGAGACTTTGTTGTCCCTAGTCGATTAAATAAAGGTAAATGATATGCTTTACCTCAATCCCCTCAGTTGTACAAACAATTATTTATGGTTTCTGGGTTTGATCGTTATTTTCAAATTGCTAGAACATTTAGAGATGAAGATCTAAGAAATGATAGACAATTAGAATTTGACCAATTAGATTTAGAAATGTCTTTTGCAAAGCAAGAAGATGTTATTTTTATTATTGACACATATATAAAAGAACTTTTTCTAAAAGCTCTTAATTATAAAATTGAAAATATTCCTCATATTAGTTTTTCAGATAGTATTGAAAAATATGGTTGTGATAAACCAGATATTCGTTATGATTTATATTTACATACACTAAATGATATTTTCAAAGATTCTCAATTTCCAATTTTTAAAGATACTAATAAATCAATTAGATCAATCGCTGTGAAATATCTTTTATCAAAAAAAGAAATTGAAGCCTGTGAAGAAATTTCAAAGCAAAATCATTGTCAATTCTTTTCATTTGTAAAAATTACAAATAAAGAATGAAGTGGTCCACTTGCATCTAAATTGAGTGATAAAGAAAAAGCATCTTTAATAAATAAATTTAAAGTTAAGGATAATGGGACTATTATCATTGCTCACGATGAATACTTAAAAGTAAGTGCAGCTTTGTCTGGAATAAGAACAAAACTAGCTAAAGATTATAAATTATATGATGAAAATTCATTCAAGCCTTGTTTTATTGTAGATTTTCCTTTATTTGAATTTTCAGAAGAAGAAAACAGATATGTTTCTGCTCATAACCCCTTTACAATGCCTTCTCAAAAATATATTGACAATTTTGAAAATAATAAACCAGAAGCGATGGCTGCTAGTTATGACTTGGTTATCAATGGCTATGAAATGGGGTCAGGGGCTGAAAGAATTACAGACCAAGAAATTCAAAAAAGAATGTTTAAAGCAATAGATATGGATAATGAAGAAATCGAAAACAATTTTGGATGGTTTATTAATGCTTATAAATATGGGGCTCCATATCATGCTGGAATGGGAATTGGAATTGACCGATTAATTATGGTAATGACAAAATCAGATTCAATTAGAGAAATTATCTCTTTTCCTAAAAATTCAAAAGGAATATGCGCAATGACAAACGCTCCAAGTGAAATTGATGACCAAGAATTTAAAGATACATTTCCTTCATTGCCAAAAAATAATAATATTATCTTCAAATAAGATAATAATTTGGTTCAAAAATCAATATTTTTGATATAATATTACTATATTTTAAAAATAAATAAATATATTTAGTAAAAGGCGTGTGATAACCAAAAATGAAATTATTTGAGACAAAAGATCTTGTTATTTTTCAAAACTATGATTTGGAAAATGGTATTTCTTATAAAAAGGCGTTAGTAATTGAGAAAAATAAACGAATGCATGTAATGTTAGAAATTATTGAATTAATCTTTGATGATCAAAATAAAGCAAGATTAGAAGTTTTAGAAAGACAACTTATTAATAAAGGTTTTGCTGTTCGTGGTGCTAATTTAGATGGTCTAACAGAAAATAATCTTATTATTTGTGGTAATGAATTTAGATTACCAAATACATTTGAAGGGATTAACATCAAAAAGGTAGGTGTTTTTAATAATGATTATAAATTCAATATCATTATTAACAAGTATTTCACCTTTAAAAATGACCAATTTAACGAAAAAATATTAAAACAGGTAATTGATGAAAACAGACACTTGATTAAAAAAATTGAAGGCTTTGAAGATTAATTTTTACAAATAAAAAAGCCTATTAATAAAAAGGAGACCTTGTTATGTATATTAAAACTTTTTTAACCAAATATGAATATAAAAACCATAAAAAAGTATTTGCAAATAAGAAATTTAAAAAAGACAATTTGCCCCTTTATGTTTCTATGCAAATTATTTATGGTGATAGTTTAAGACAATTTGCCAATAATGCAAAAATCCAACAAACAGCAATTGAAAAAGAATTGCTTATTAATGATGCTTTAGTTGAAAAACTAAAAGCAATTTATAATGTTGATTCAAAGGATAAATTAATCTTTGAAAATAATGAAAAAACTGATTTATATGTTGATAAGAAAATACACCAAAATATTTTAAGAGCTATCAAGTGATATAAAAGACATAGTAAGATTCATGAAATATTTAAAAAGAATAAAATCGACTTAGTTTATGTTTATTAAAAATTCAGTCTTTATTAAATCGTGTGCTTCTTTTGATGATTTACCAAAAGATGATGTTAAAGAGGTTATTTTTTTAGGAAGAAGTAATGTTGGAAAATCATCTTTTATTAATAGTTTTTGTAACCAAAACAAATTAGCAAAAATATCTCAAACCCCCGGTAAAACAAGATTATTAAATTTATTCTCAATTAACAATAATTTATTTAGACTAGTTGATAGTCCTGGTTATGGTTATGCAAAGATAGCAGTTAGTTTGAAAGATAGCTTTTTAAAGCTTATGGATGATTATCTTAAAGAAAGTTCTAATCTAAAACTTTGCTGTTTATTATTAGATATGCGCCGAACACCAAATCAAGGAGATATTGATTTATATAACTTTTTAAAATATTATAAAAAATCAGTTTTAATTATTGGCACAAAAGAAGATAAGTTAAAAAGAAATGATATTATAAAACAAACAAAAATTATTAAATCAGCAATTGGTTTTAATGAAGATGATAAATTCATCATCACTTCATCGTTAAATAAGTTAAATATAATCAAGGTTCAAGAGTATATATTAAATTTTTTAGCCACTTGCTAAAAATTATATATATTTTTTTTATTGATAATTTTTAGTATTTAATTATAGAATTAAATCTTGACAATTATATAAGATAATATTAATATGTTATTTACTATAGTACAAAAAAACTCGCTATTTTCTTTAAATTATTATTTTATTTGATAAAATAATAGTATTGCCTATATGAAAATTTATGATATGTTTATCAGTTTTTAATATTTTATATAAATATTGGAGATTGGTGTACTCAATTAAACTTATGTTTTTAAAGAAAGGGGATTTTTATGAAAAAGTTATTATCTATATCTTCTGTAATATCAATAATTTCCTCTTCTTTAGGTTCTGTTATATCTTGTTCGGGCTTAAATGATCTTGATAGCGTTATTAAAATTAGAGAAGTTGATTTTAATAAGAAAAATCTACCATATTTAAAAAGACT from Spiroplasma endosymbiont of Aspidapion aeneum includes these protein-coding regions:
- a CDS encoding ABC transporter ATP-binding protein, encoding MEKENISENKIEKPRIVSKSGNFMNTIFVYYKKYWQMAIFILIFVVLIVCCAIAIPLLTYEMTTDISISNLKKSPYSSISVDVFESKLSIPYWGIHWQTLLYIGLGIVCFDMIALYMSQFLQIKLGKKIEIHLRNIALESLIKQDISYYSDKKIGEIITKIISDTQIIGEQSSQVPVQLITALLQVSAGVTMMFIFDVKMTAIALSFFVIMLVVLFSSMKAVRRRIVKVRTVITEANGVVTDKINTVRLIKSSGTEIYETQKIKEEHENYYRVNKKLAKIQAFMIVIIFGGLTILQFITIGAAMVIHGNSSDSAMFFQTTFAAYTLAQGVMTSPLFQVIMATVGITTATVAGRRVSEVISSKPIFNFHYNDGVIIDEIFGDIILKDVEFRYPEKPDQLILPKFNFTFEEGKSYAFVGETGSGKSTIAKILLRFYDPYSGDVLIQNGNVNLKDVQLSSYLNSVGYVEQDPQIMFGNVYDNVRYGRFDASNDEVEEACKKAELHELIKTWKDGYNTILGERGMLLSGGQKQRLVIARMFLKDPKLLILDEATSALDNVVEKEIQAKLEDLMKGRTTISIAHRLSTIKNCDKIIVLAPGIGIVQVGKFNELKKQPGHFKNLYEAGIS
- the hisS gene encoding histidine--tRNA ligase — protein: MITKPRGTVDLYGKKARMYTTMKELVCLLMNNYHFEEIITPVFENEQLFTNGIGQETDIVGKEMFSFLDRKSRSMVLRPEFTAPVVRSVIENKLYTNPLPLKLFYFDKCFRYERPQKGRQREFWQFGVEIIGVKSQLAEVEAIQIIVNFLTILTIEEYKIRVNYLLTGSEREKYITELKKYLKNTKLCEDCTTRIEKNPLRVLDCKIDVDILKKAPKMVDYSSIKDKENFDKIIKVLKISNIQTTKDDNLVRGLDYYTGLIFEVDLKFKDGTYLTIAGGGRYDGLIEKLSGPALESVGFGLGLERLFLYIEDRNIELLHENPVEVYFVGLTDQSRIFTSLIANALRMGGVSCEINHDERSLKSSFKYCEQIDAKNIVVIGDDEVKSNTFKVKNQKTKKEKTIVGFEELVKYFIDNKKGN
- the aspS gene encoding aspartate--tRNA ligase, whose amino-acid sequence is MIRTHNNNQLTLKDLNKKVILQGYIDKIRKLGKKIFVDLRDMYGITQILFEDDLVDEAMLLKNEYVVQVDGVVLKRLSANPGLVTGEVEVKCKKLQIISKSILTPFEIKDDLDASEETRMKYRYLDLRRPLIQKNFIFKSQIYKITRNFFYENEFIEIPTPILGKATPEGARDFVVPSRLNKGKWYALPQSPQLYKQLFMVSGFDRYFQIARTFRDEDLRNDRQLEFDQLDLEMSFAKQEDVIFIIDTYIKELFLKALNYKIENIPHISFSDSIEKYGCDKPDIRYDLYLHTLNDIFKDSQFPIFKDTNKSIRSIAVKYLLSKKEIEACEEISKQNHCQFFSFVKITNKEWSGPLASKLSDKEKASLINKFKVKDNGTIIIAHDEYLKVSAALSGIRTKLAKDYKLYDENSFKPCFIVDFPLFEFSEEENRYVSAHNPFTMPSQKYIDNFENNKPEAMAASYDLVINGYEMGSGAERITDQEIQKRMFKAIDMDNEEIENNFGWFINAYKYGAPYHAGMGIGIDRLIMVMTKSDSIREIISFPKNSKGICAMTNAPSEIDDQEFKDTFPSLPKNNNIIFK
- the yihA gene encoding ribosome biogenesis GTP-binding protein YihA/YsxC — encoded protein: MFIKNSVFIKSCASFDDLPKDDVKEVIFLGRSNVGKSSFINSFCNQNKLAKISQTPGKTRLLNLFSINNNLFRLVDSPGYGYAKIAVSLKDSFLKLMDDYLKESSNLKLCCLLLDMRRTPNQGDIDLYNFLKYYKKSVLIIGTKEDKLKRNDIIKQTKIIKSAIGFNEDDKFIITSSLNKLNIIKVQEYILNFLATC